agctgtggggggtacgaccccagatacccacaaCAGACTACATGGCTGCGCTCCCAGGatcggtccagcccacaagacgaagacctacggtgcatggcactgctcgacgtgcaccacaagacatcaagggcgatatcctaaagatactacgagatctattaggatatattcgatcccatgattcatgtaatctgttattacttttcggttatcttctagatctaaccgacttgtaaccctgccccccagactatataaggtgggcaaggaccccctcaaaacacacgcaatatcatatcaTAGCCAATACAacccaacagaccacaggagtagggtattacgtcgcgctgacggcccaaacctgtctaactcttgtgtctctattgtctTCTTTTCTCGATTACACGCAACTCTGCCGATAAATCTACCTTTATGGGATAcctctcggaggactgccgacgatattatgTCGACAGTTTCCAATCTGGTTAATCCTAACCCACTGTAGGACACAAAGAATATAAACAAATCTAAATTGCAATTTTAAAACACAAAGATAATACGTAACAGAATACTTCTTTTTACAAAGGCATGTCTAATAAGTACTTAAAACATGAGTATTTTCGCAAAACATTATATTGTGCAcatctattttaaattataagtcattttggctCTTATATATACATAACTTTTTTTTTCTATGTGCACCTAGACGTAATTTTTACTGTGTACACAGAAAACAAAAATGACTTAGAATTTAAAATGAATGGAGTATTTGCTACTACAAAGAGTTTTTCGCAAATAAAAAAACTTATACATTATGACACTAATAATGATATGAATCAGGCATACATTCTGCTCCTACACGACTACACCTGATCATTGGAGAACAAAATTCTGCACAGCATACAAATACGGTGTGTATACAGCTACTGGAGGGCAAAAACGTCATTCACATTATCCTCACCCATTTCCGCAATTTTTTCCACCCAAAAAAATATACTCGGAGAAATTAGTACGcactccctcctctcctccccctctcctctttctctctctccgaGTCCGCTCCAATGCCGTTgcctctctcctccacctgccGCTTCTCATAAACGCCTCCGGCCTCCCGGGCACAAACCCTAGCCCTCAATCACGCCGAGCTCGCCGGAACCCGCCCAACCCGAGCCCAATTCCGCTCGGGTCCCGGCCGATCCGGCGGCTCCTCACCAGCACGATCCGGGGCAGCGCCCCCCCGCGGATGCTAGCCTGATCGGGTCCCCACGGTCGATGGGTTCGCCCGGGTCCGCCAATGGCAGACGCGGCGAGTACGTGAGGATCccggaggaggtggaggtggcgtcCAAGGGGGAGGGGGATGCCGCGGCGGCCGtcaaggcggccgcggcggcggagtGCCCGAGGGTGCTGCGGTGCCGCGCGATCCGGTGGTGGGCCAAGGTCGCCGTGCTCGGGATCGTCCTTGCTGGGGCCGGAGCTGCTGCGGTCGTCTTCCTCGGCCCGCTCCTTATTAAGAAGGTGCGTGTTCTCGCCCCGtccctcctccctcccctccgccgccgcctcctttgAAGGGGATTGCTTGCATCACGGATCGTGCGGAAATTGCTCGCGAACGGGAGATCTTTCCTATCACTTCTAAGTTCTGCTCCTGCTGTGTCCGTCGAATCGTCGGTTGCGATGCGGTTTCGATTTGCAGGAATACTTGGATATTTGTTtatatttttgtttgtttgtgGTAGAAACATTTTTCCTTTCTTGGTTTGTGTtgttatatgtttttttttttttgtgtggctAGCTCGTGAGAATAGGTGACATGACTAATTTTCATTTTGCCaatattaccagcaaaaggatgaGGTTGTCAAGAGTTTTAGGATCTCAATCTGAAGCAGAGCTTAGAATAGAATACCAATAGATTTGGTTGAGATATCAGTTTTAAAGATTACTGGGACCGTataggatgtcgttgttcaaagAACACATTTAGCATTATTCGCAACTGCAATACAGGAGAAGGAGAAATGCTTTGCCAATTCTTGAAGTTTTGACATCAGCCAATGCCTCTCACTGGTATTTAGTGGCCCAATATGTGGGGTCTGCAGGCATGGTGCTCTGGACCTCCAGTAGTGTATGTGCTTTCACCAAAAGGTGGATAGGTAGGAATAGTCTCACAAACCAACTGGTTCTTGATTTTTTGGATGTTATAAGATGCGGTACAGATTTCCAGTGAACCTTATTGTGACGGGCATCATGGCTACAATTTTTTTGGTGGCCTTCTTAATTAAACAAACCCACTTTGGTTGAGAAAATCGTATTCGCAACAAGCAACTTCACATCGAAGTGATACCTGGAACAAGTACAGCTTGTGCTACCGTTCTGACTCTGGACCCACTTGAGTGGTCTTCCTTGGAAGCAAACTCTGTTGTGAAAGCTATTCCCCAGAGTTGGTAGAAATAGTTTTCCATTTTCTGTCCATTCTCCTGTTATCATAGTTAACTTCAGGAGGAATACTCCACAAGTCTTTTTTGGCAATATGTTTTCGTTGGATGTTGATGTAGTTGGTGATAAATTACACTTTGCTAGCTTATTTTATTGTAGTGTTCAAGGATTTTAATATATTATGACACAGAATATTAATTGATCTCATTGGAAGTCAATTTTTTTTTGGGTGTCTACATTGGATGAGGGTGTCATGTGAATTTGTAGAGTAGACTTGAAATTGTCATAGTGTGCTATGACTCTTGGAAAACAAAAAATCTTGCCCCAATGAGCCATAACATTCTGTTAATTCTAATCATTGCCTGTGATTGGCCTTTATATCTAAGATATGAACTGATGCTCCATCTGTGCTTGCACTGCAACGTAAATTGACTGGAATGGACTGGTAATGCTATTAGTTGTGATATTTCTGGTTATAAAAAAGATTGAAATTGTTTTCAAATTAATGTTTACAGCTCAACCTACAATTACTAACTAAACTTTATTATCCCTTCCAAAGGTTTACAATATTAAGTCAGATCAGACACTTATGTACAATAAAGTCAATAGCACGTGCTAGGAGCAGCTGTAATTAGAGGTCATGTGCCTGTGGACGCTACTTGTTTGCGTCACATCAAAGTAAATTATATGAGAGAGTTCTCCCGGGAAGTTGATGATCGTTCGTGTTATGCTGACATCTTCATTTCAGCTGATCAGAGAGCTTACAGTTCCATTCTGTTGAATTGAGCGAATAAGCTGGCTGCATCATCTATTTATCGGCACCAATTTAGTGTGACCACCTTATAGTCCACTTGAATAGACGTGTTGGCTTTCTTTAATTACTTTTGATGCCCCAGATATCCCTGGATTGCGTTCTTAGTTTCTTGCTGACCTTGATTTCCATGTTGTCATTGCAGGTTGTTGCACCTATTCTTTACTGGGAATCAACAACTTTCAGCAGACCAGCTATGGCTCTAATATGTTTTGGCGCAATCGCCTTATTCCCAAGTGTTTTGTTACCTTCTTCGCCCTTCATGTGGCTTGCGGGGATGACTTTTGGATATCTTTATGGCTTTTTGATAATCACAGCGGGGATGAGCATAGGCATGTCGTTGCCGTATTTTATGGGCTCTGCATTCCACTGTAGGATACATGTGAGTCAATTACTGTCGTTTTTCTTATGTTTTATCCAAATAGAGTAGGAAACAGATTAGCAAATTACTTAGTTTTGAAAATATGGTTGTTATTTGTTCTGCAGAGATGGTTGGAGAAGTGGCCAAAGAAAGCAGCTTTTGTAAGGCTTGCTGGCGAAGGAGATTGGCATCATCAATTTAAGGCTGTTGCATTACTAAGGATTTCTCCATTTCCATATATAGTTTTTAACTATGCTTCTGTGGCTACGAATGTCAAATATTGCCCATACATAGCGGGTTCTATGGCTGGAACCATACATGAAACTTTTCTTGCAATATACAGGTTTGTACTTACCTCATGTCTTCTGTTCTTTTGATCTTTTTTTTTCTGCTCCCTGATCATGCCTGATACTCATTGTGGTGAATTTGTGTTATTAAATAAATATACAACACTTTGGATGAAACCTTTAGCGTGTTATATCTGATTTACTCTTTGTGATAGCTGGTTTTTCTAGTCACCTATATTCATTAATGCAGTTTGACGAGTCAGGATACATTGGTTTTGTTGAGTTGCTGCCCTTATATATCTTTCTTAATTTGAAACTTACATGCATGAAACTTGAGTGATGATGTGCATCCTATACGTACTATTTTCATGTGAGCAGTTGAGCATAAACTCTATAATTCAAACATTATGTCTGAGCTGCTGTAAGATTATATTCACTTTATCTTGCATCGGTCAGGAGAAACTAATGCCAATTTTTGCAAACAGTGGGAAACTTCTACAAAGCTTGGCTGTAGCAACTAGCCATGGGTCCTTCTTGTCGTTGGATCAGATTATCTACAATGGAATCGGCTTTACAATTGCTGCAGCTTCCACTGCTGCGATCACTATTTATGCAAAGAAAGCACTTCAAAAGCTCCAAGCAGAGGACGAGATATTTTGAGCGCATGAGGTCCAAGCCCAGGATCAAACCCGCGCATGAGGTCCAAGCCCAGGATCAAACCCATAACACTAGTTTCCTTTCAGGTGTATTATATATGAACAGTTGCTACTAATTTGGTTTCCTGTGTCAACTACCTGACTACTACAACCATCTGAGGGGGGAGGCTGCTGCAGCAATTGTAAAGAAAATAGACCCAGAAAACACTTACGTTTTCCGTTCTTGTTTTGTTTTCTGTAGAGAGAACTATCAACTTCATCAGTGTATTGCATTGCGCGATGTAAATTCCCAAGTCAAAAGTTGTTTCCTTGTCTTGAGAAGTATATAACAAGATACGCATTGTCGGATGCTGGCAGCGTTGATATCCATTACATACACTGCAGGCATGGCTTGCGTGTTCTATAATGATGCATCTTATGCTGGTATAAGTTGTATATATGACAAAATCCTCTGGGGGCTATGCTAGAACGTATTCGTTATGCTGGGAGACATAGCTGGGGCTACCCAGAACATGAGCTGAGAAAATTTGCTGAGAGTTGAACTCCTACGAAATTCAGGTAAAAACCATACATCTCGCATGAGCCATTTGATGAGAGTTGAACTCCTATTAAATTCAATGATTTTGGAATCGATTCTTCAAAAAAAATGATTTTGGAATCAGGCGTCCCCATCTCAATAAAGGGCGAAGTACCAGGTACAGAAACAACTCTCCATCAATACATTAATTAATATTGTACGACTTCCCACATTAGGCACATTTAACCCGTTGCCGACACGAAAATGAGCTACGCCACGACAGAATCTCGCTGCAAATCCCCGTCTAAATAAACAAGCAAAACTGAAACCCGAACTGTTCTGGGTTGATCTTGACTCTT
Above is a genomic segment from Miscanthus floridulus cultivar M001 chromosome 3, ASM1932011v1, whole genome shotgun sequence containing:
- the LOC136542286 gene encoding uncharacterized protein, with product MGSPGSANGRRGEYVRIPEEVEVASKGEGDAAAAVKAAAAAECPRVLRCRAIRWWAKVAVLGIVLAGAGAAAVVFLGPLLIKKVVAPILYWESTTFSRPAMALICFGAIALFPSVLLPSSPFMWLAGMTFGYLYGFLIITAGMSIGMSLPYFMGSAFHCRIHRWLEKWPKKAAFVRLAGEGDWHHQFKAVALLRISPFPYIVFNYASVATNVKYCPYIAGSMAGTIHETFLAIYSGKLLQSLAVATSHGSFLSLDQIIYNGIGFTIAAASTAAITIYAKKALQKLQAEDEIF